From the genome of Methanofollis sp. UBA420:
TGTTGCTATCGTACGTCTCCGCTGGCTCTGTCGTCTGTCTATCCTCTGAATGATAAACGAATTGATCATAAGTAGTATATATTCATATTAATATACTTTAGAACGTGGATGCCAAAATTGGTGTCCCACGGAGGCCTGATCCTCTTATCTACATGTGAAGTCAGGCCCCTGTGTTGCCCGAAGGCTATGGTGCTGTTGGTCATCTGATGAGATAGCCATTGCGGTCCTCTGCCTCCGGAAAGGGTTCACGGAGAATATGAAAATTACGTAGGAAATAATTGGGACTCAGGGAAAAATTTCAAGAAAATATGCAATGACAACTGGTATTACTACGCCATGTCAAACCCAGCACAATCAGTAAAGTCATTGGCTTCCTATTCAAACGCTAAACTTGATGATCTGTATTACGCGGTATATAATCATCGCTATACATTCGAATCAGATCCAGCTGTAAAGGAGATTACTGATGACTGCTTATTAGATCTGGCAAAACATACAATGGGCCTTGTAAAATATGTGAGGGATTGAAATCGGCCTTAATATCATCTTTTTTTCTTCAGAATATTGTGTGGATGCTCAATAAGAGAGAGCATCGGAATTTTGGTATTTGATCACAGAGTTTTCGAAAAAGAAAAAAGGGAGAGGGGAAGTATGAAACCAAATACATACGGAGAGATCGGTACCCTGGTGCTCTGTCTCTGTTTTCTGCTGGTCTTTGCGGCTGGGTGCCTTGTGCAGGAATATGGGATAAGCCGCGATATCATGGTCTTCAAGGTCGACGCCGGGGGGACAGAGCAGTGGCAGACAGTCATCGATACCGGCGGAGATGATATCGCAGATACTATCATCCAGACTGAAGACGGCGATTATCTCATCGGGGGAAGGGTCTGGCCCTGGCGGGGTGATTCATCCTATGGGATTTTCAGGGTCGACAGCAACGGCGCCTTCGTCTGGAATGTCACTGATAAAGGGGATCCGATCTCTTCTCTCACCCGGACAATGGGAGACACCATCGTCGCGGTAAGCGGTTCGAGACTCCTGTTCTTCGATCAGGTGGGGAACCCTCTGGACGACGACGGTATGGAGACCGACGGTGTCCTGCGGTCGGTTACTGGGACTGCCGACGGCGGGTTTGTCGCCGCCGGGAAGGCCGGTGGAGATGTCCTGGTGCTCAAGAGGGATCGGAACCTCACCGAAGAGTGGAGAAATACCTATGGGGCAGACGGACAGGACGACGCATGGACCATCATCCAGACATCGGATGGCGGATACCTGGTGAGCGGCATCACAGAACCCGCTGGTCGGACAGACTATGATCTATGGGTACTCAGGCTGAATGCCACAGGAGATCTGCTCTGGAAAACGACACTTATCGAAACAGACCTTTTAAAAGGCGCAGAATTTATGGGAGAGTTACCCGAAGGCGGATGTAGCGTCATCTACAGCAACGTGACGCTGGAGAAGGGGCGGTATGTCAGAAAAATCGTGGATGTTACATTTGATCACGAAGGGAAAGTGCTGGAAGAGAAAGCAGTCAATGCAGAACTCCCTATTATCAAAACGACCGATGGGGGATATGTATCCGGCAATGTTACGTATCATACCGTATCCCGATACCTGATACGTCAGGATCAGGTCGGCGTTCCTCACATCATGAAACTCCGGGGCGATGGATTGCAGGAATGGAATACCGAATTGAACTCCACATTCGAACTGATAGGCGACCCGGTTTCAGTGATCCAGACCGCCGACGGAGGATATGTCCTCCTTGTGAACAGACAGAACTACCCCAAGGAACCTGAGTAACAGGAATCTGGAATCCATTCTTTTATTCTCAGAAATTACTCCTTGTGACCTCAGAAATGAAGCAGACTGAGCAAAAGGAGGGCGTAGGTACACGTCCCTCAGGCCGGAGGAGTCGACGCCGAGTCCCCCAGGACCGTTCCGGCCCGGTCCACCACGACGACCCGCACGCCGGGGTGCTCCTGGCGGCAGCGTGCGAAGGCCCGTTCGAGGACGCGGGGCCAGGCCGGGGTCGCGGTCAGGTCCTCCACCGTGGCGCACCCGGTCCCCGTGAGGACGTCGGGGTCGATGAACTTCAGGACAAGGCCGGGCAGGCCGCAGATCACCGCCTCGCCCCGCACCTCGTCGAGGGCCCGGCCCAGGTTCACGCCGACGAGCACGGCCTCGTGGGAGGGGAAGAGGAGGCGGGAGTACCGGAGACCGATCCGGCCCGTCGTCAGCACCACGCGGTCGGCCCCCCGGATCCTCTCGAAGGCCGCCTCTGAGAGGTGGTCGTCCCAGGGCTCCACCAGGCCGGTCGAGCCGAGGACAGAGACCCCGCCCTCGACGCCGATGCGGGGGTTGAGGGTCTTCTGTGCGACAGCCGCACCCTCGGGGATGGCGAGGACGACACGCACGCCGGCACGGCCGACCTCCTCCCTGGCCTCGTCGACCGCCCTCTCGATCGACGCCATGGCCGTCTGGCTGACCGCCGCGTCCCCGGCACGGTACCGGGGGGTGTCGCGGACGAACCTCCCAATACCCTCGCCGGCGACGACCTCGACGCCCGCGGGGGCCGGTTCTGCCGTCGCCACGAAGAGGAGGCCCGCGGTGACGTCGGAGGGGTAGTCGCCCGAGTCCTTTCTCGCCTCGCCCCGGCCCCCCTCGCCGCGGGCGGGCACCGCGACCCTGAGGCCGCAGGGGAGAGTGATGGCGACCCCGTCCACCGGCCGCCCGAGGGAGAGAACCGCCGCCTTCGCCGCGGCCGCGGCCGTCGTCCCGGTCGTGAAGCCCCGCCTGAGCACCCGGCCGTCGGCAGTCAGCACGCCGAGGCCCGACGCGGCGAGGGCACGGGTTGCAGGGTCCTCGCACCTCGCGACCCACTCGTCCGGGTAGGCGTACCCCGTCACCGGGTCGACGACCCTCTCACTCCCCACCTTTCTGCTCCACATACATCGTGACGATCTCGTTCATCGCCGCCACCGCGGGCGGCGTCCCGCCCCGCGTCCCCTGCGTCGAGATCGAGGGGATGTCGAGGGTGCGCAGTTCCTCCTTCGACTCCGCGGCATTCACGAACCCCACGGCCATCCCGATGACCAGGGCCGGCCGCACGCCCTCCTCCCGCACCATCGTGCAGAGGGAGAGGAGGGACGAAGGGGCGTTGCCGATCACGACGATCGCGCCGTCCAGGCGGTCGCGCAATGCGATGAGGCCGGCCGAGGAACGGGTGATCCCCCGCTCCGCGGAGATCTCCCGGCCGAAGTCCAGGGCGCAGAGCACCTCGGACGAGTGCTCCTTCTTCCGGATCCCCATCTGCACCATGTGGATGTCGGTGACGATCGGGGCGCCGCGGGCGAGGGCCGCAAGCCCGGCAGAGATGGCGTCGCCCCTGAACCGCACCAGGTCGGCCATCACGAAGTCGCCGACCGAGATCGCGCACCTCTGCCTGATCCTGTCCTCAGGCGTCCGATCGCCGATCACCTGTCTGGCGAGGGCGCGGCTCGTCTTCGAGATCGTGTAGCCTTCGGGCGTGTCTGCCCCCGGGTCAATATACATACTTCCTCCCATACCCCCGCGGCGTCAGCATGCCGCCGTCCTTCATCGCAAAGGTCTCCTTCCCGCCGATGAAGACGACCGTGCGCATGTCCACCGCGCCGTCGTCCTCGGAAAGGGCACCGAGGGTCGTGACCCCTGTCTCCTGGCCGTCCCGGTAGGCGTTCCGCACCAGGCCCACCGGCGTCTCGGGCGGGAGGTGGCGGGCGGCGATCGCAAGGGCGCGGCCCAGGTTCTCCGGCCGTCCGTGGCTCTTCGGGTTGTAGAGCACGACCGGCACGCCCATCTGGAAGGCGAGGTCGAGGCGGTGCTCGATCTCCTCCCAGGGGGTGAGCAGGTCGGAGAGGGAGAGGGTGACATGGTCGCCGGAGAGGGGCGACCCGAGGAGGGAGGCG
Proteins encoded in this window:
- the cobJ gene encoding precorrin-3B C(17)-methyltransferase; translated protein: MQSDDKTGKLSVVGIGPGGMAQMTGRAVEAIREAEYVVGNAFYLDQIAPLLPGKQVVRSSMGREVDRAKACIDLARDHRVVMVSGGDPGIYGMASIVLEVLDRAGETVDWEVVPGVTASCAGASLLGSPLSGDHVTLSLSDLLTPWEEIEHRLDLAFQMGVPVVLYNPKSHGRPENLGRALAIAARHLPPETPVGLVRNAYRDGQETGVTTLGALSEDDGAVDMRTVVFIGGKETFAMKDGGMLTPRGYGRKYVY
- a CDS encoding precorrin-8X methylmutase produces the protein MYIDPGADTPEGYTISKTSRALARQVIGDRTPEDRIRQRCAISVGDFVMADLVRFRGDAISAGLAALARGAPIVTDIHMVQMGIRKKEHSSEVLCALDFGREISAERGITRSSAGLIALRDRLDGAIVVIGNAPSSLLSLCTMVREEGVRPALVIGMAVGFVNAAESKEELRTLDIPSISTQGTRGGTPPAVAAMNEIVTMYVEQKGGE
- a CDS encoding cobalt-precorrin-5B (C(1))-methyltransferase, which produces MGSERVVDPVTGYAYPDEWVARCEDPATRALAASGLGVLTADGRVLRRGFTTGTTAAAAAKAAVLSLGRPVDGVAITLPCGLRVAVPARGEGGRGEARKDSGDYPSDVTAGLLFVATAEPAPAGVEVVAGEGIGRFVRDTPRYRAGDAAVSQTAMASIERAVDEAREEVGRAGVRVVLAIPEGAAVAQKTLNPRIGVEGGVSVLGSTGLVEPWDDHLSEAAFERIRGADRVVLTTGRIGLRYSRLLFPSHEAVLVGVNLGRALDEVRGEAVICGLPGLVLKFIDPDVLTGTGCATVEDLTATPAWPRVLERAFARCRQEHPGVRVVVVDRAGTVLGDSASTPPA